One window from the genome of Brachyspira sp. SAP_772 encodes:
- the rplS gene encoding 50S ribosomal protein L19: MEQQIRLVEAKHKKEAILPFEIGDTVKVWVKIIEGDRXRLQAFEGVVISMRGKGINKSFIVRKISYGVGVERIFLVNSPRIDHIDIIRKAKVRRAKLYYLRDKVGKKARLVERLGVKIPKHSDLLKSEEASKEESAAEETTTTTENN, translated from the coding sequence ATGGAGCAACAGATTAGATTAGTAGAAGCAAAACATAAAAAAGAAGCTATTTTACCTTTTGAAATAGGTGATACAGTAAAAGTATGGGTAAAAATTATAGAAGGAGATAGAGRAAGATTACAAGCATTTGAAGGTGTAGTTATCTCAATGCGTGGTAAAGGTATTAATAAAAGTTTTATAGTTAGAAAGATATCTTATGGTGTTGGTGTTGAGAGGATATTTTTAGTAAACTCTCCTAGAATAGATCATATTGATATTATAAGAAAAGCTAAAGTAAGAAGAGCTAAACTTTATTATTTAAGAGATAAAGTAGGTAAAAAAGCTCGCTTGGTAGAAAGACTTGGTGTTAAAATCCCTAAGCATTCAGATTTATTAAAGTCTGAAGAAGCTTCTAAAGAAGAATCAGCAGCAGAAGAAACAACCACAACAACAGAAAATAATTAA